From Nicotiana tabacum cultivar K326 chromosome 15, ASM71507v2, whole genome shotgun sequence, the proteins below share one genomic window:
- the LOC107765676 gene encoding pentatricopeptide repeat-containing protein At1g52640, mitochondrial-like — protein sequence MAIRTLLRARSCTHYFPLKILHHNHTQPTKSKIFPHHPLPLFSAHHFTSLLHKTNFTSISDAPHSNSHLLISELSRILSDYRNPHNDIESALNPFSDKISANIVEQVLKRCKNLGFSAHRFFIWANKLSGFYHSKESYHILVDILGNSKQFSLLWDFLFELKRNKSCELGQDIFWIVFRSYSRANLPVDAIRSFDKMIDFGITPSVVDVDQLLLALCKRKHMKEAKQFFDIVKDEYMLSVKSYSIMMRGWGEMGEVVEAQKLFDEMLERGFAVDLLAYNSILESQCKAEKMDDAYNLFVKMRSMGLKPDAFTYAVFIRAYCVKDDIHSAFRVLDRMKRYKLVPNVFTYNVIIKKLCKSDKVEDAYQLIDEMIERGVKPDCWSYNTIVACHCDHSEVNLALRLISRMEKNGCLPDRHTYNMVLKMLIKVGRFDRVEKVWESMEGRKFYPSVSTYAVMIHGLCQKKGKLEEACKYFEMMIDEGIPPYGETCELLRNRLIGLGFAEQKEILADKMERSTSCLIQELTNIMRGNKARARLRREEETLIVMSKRVQCAGEVE from the coding sequence ATGGCGATAAGAACTCTTCTTCGCGCCAGAAGTTGTACTCACTATTTCCCCCTCAAAATCCTCCATCACAATCACACACAACCCACGAAATCCAAAATCTTCCCACATCATCCCCTTCCATTATTCTCTGCTCATCACTTCACATCCCTTTTGCACAAAACTAATTTCACTTCCATTTCAGACGCCCCACACTCTAATTCACACCTACTAATAAGTGAACTCTCTCGCATCCTAAGCGATTACAGAAATCCCCACAACGACATTGAATCAGCTCTCAATCCTTTCTCCGACAAGATTTCGgctaatatagttgaacaagtcCTTAAACGCTGCAAAAATCTTGGGTTTTCAGCTCACAGATTCTTCATATGGGCAAATAAATTATCGGGGTTTTATCATAGTAAAGAAAGCTATCACATTCTTGTTGATATTTTAGGAAATAGCAAACAGTTTTCTTTGTTATGGGACTTTCTTTTTGAGTTAAAAAGGAACAAATCTTGTGAATTAGGTCAAGATATTTTCTGGATTGTCTTTAGGTCTTATAGTAGAGCTAATTTGCCTGTTGATGCAATTAGGAGTTTTGATAAAATGATTGATTTTGGGATTACCCCGAGTGTAGTGGATGTTGATCAGCTTTTGCTTGCATTATGTAAAAGAAAGCATATGAAAGAAGCGAAACAGTTCTTTGATATAGTTAAAGATGAGTACATGCTGAGTGTGAAATCTTACAGCATTATGATGAGGGGATGGGGAGAAATGGGAGAAGTAGTTGAAGCACAGAAACTGTTTGATGAAATGCTTGAGAGAGGGTTTGCAGTTGATTTGTTAGCTTATAACAGCATTTTGGAGTCTCAGTGTAAGGCTGAAAAAATGGATGATGCCTATAACTTGTTCGTGAAGATGAGGTCCATGGGACTAAAACCTGATGCTTTTACATATGCAGTTTTTATTCGTGCTTATTGTGTAAAAGATGATATTCATTCAGCTTTTAGGGTCCTTGATCGGATGAAAAGGTACAAGCTTGTGCCTAATGTATTTACGTACAATGTTATCATCAAGAAGCTTTGCAAGAGTGACAAGGTTGAGGATGCTTACCAACTGATAGATGAGATGATTGAACGAGGGGTAAAACCTGATTGTTGGAGTTATAATACAATCGTTGCTTGTCATTGTGATCATAGCGAAGTCAATTTGGCACTTAGGCTGATCTCAAGAATGGAGAAGAACGGTTGCCTGCCAGATCGGCATACATATAACATGGTGCTTAAAATGCTCATAAAGGTCGGAAGGTTTGATAGAGTTGAGAAAGTATGGGAGAGTATGGAAGGCAGGAAATTTTATCCTTCGGTCTCAACATACGCTGTTATGATACATGGTCTCTGTCAGAAGAAAGGCAAACTTGAGGAAGCATGTAAATATTTTGAAATGATGATAGATGAAGGGATCCCGCCATATGGTGAAACCTGTGAATTATTGCGGAATAGACTTATAGGTTTAGGATTTGCAGAGCAAAAAGAGATTCTTGCGGATAAGATGGAAAGAAGTACTTCTTGTTTAATTCAAGAGCTAACAAACATAATGAGAGGAAACAAGGCCCGTGCCAGATTGAGACGTGAAGAAGAAACTCTGATAGTGATGAGTAAAAGAGTTCAATGTGCCGGAGAAGTAGAATAG
- the LOC142169831 gene encoding uncharacterized protein LOC142169831 encodes MLKQLYVNIPFTEVLTQIPTYAKFLKEILSSKRKLEKITVVKLNIQYNAILQNKILQKCGDLGSFTIPCSLGSDKFGKALCDSGASINLMPLSVFKKLEGEIGMIKSIPVSLQLADQATILPEGIIEDILGRVEKFVFPIDFIVVDMEVNKEANPILGRPFLCTSRAILDIYEGQLILRVGNEKVVFQMKRMMKYPSDKAFAYSCFKLDVVGELAEKYKFDKLMKDTLERCITQSSTMEDENPELKKEVEALETEDQVVDEEELKEEVVKPNVELKVFPTYLKYTFLKTNNFFVIISADLTGTQEQKLVELLKKHKKAIGWSITDIQGISPAICMHKILLEENSKPVVQPQCKLNKNLEELVHKKIIIFLDAGVIFPIFDSQWISPV; translated from the coding sequence atgcTCAAGCAACTTTATGTGAACATTCCCTTCACAGAGGTACTCACTCAGATTCCTActtatgcaaagttcttgaaaGAAATCTTGTCTAGCAAGAGAAAATTAGAGAAGATAACAGTGGTCAAGCTAAATATCCAGTACAATGCCATATTGCAAAACAAAATTCTCCAAAAGTGTGGGGACCTAGGAAGCTTCACCATACCATGCTCGTTGGGGAGTGACAAATTCGGCAAGGCCCTCTGCGATTCTGGTGCATCTATAAATCTAATGCCTCTGTCTGTATTCAAGAAACTAGAAGGTGAGATTGGAATGATCAAATCAATACCAGTGTCCCTACAACTGGCTGACCAGGCCACCATTTTACCTGAGGGAATCATTGAGGATATTCTAGGGCGGGTGGAAAAATTTGTGTTCCCCATAGACTTTATTGTGGTGGATATGGAGGTGAACAAGGAGGCGAATCCAATTCTAGGGAGGCCATTTTTATGTACAAGCAGAGCTATCCTTGATATCTATGAGGGGCAGCTTATACTCAGAGTGGGCAATGAAAAAGTGGTGTTCCAGatgaagaggatgatgaaataCCCCAGTGATAAAGCGTTTGCCTACTCGTGCTTCAAGCTAGATGTTGTTGGGGAATTAGCTGAAAAATATAAGTTtgacaagcttatgaaggatacTCTAGAGAGGTGTATTACTCAGTCTAGCACAATGGAGGATGAAAATCCTGAACTAAAGAAAGAGGTTGAAGCCCTTGAAACTGAGGATCAAGTGGTTGATGAGGAGGAACTAAAAGAGGAGGTTGTTAAGCCTAATGTGGAATTGAAAGTCTTCCCCACTTACTTGAAATATACTTTTCTTAAAACTAACAATTTTTTTgtgattatttctgctgacttGACAGGTACACAGGAGCAAAAGCTGGTGGAGCTGCTGAAAAAGCACAAGAAGGCCATTGGCTGGAGTATAACTGATATTCAAGGAATCAGTCCAGccatttgcatgcacaaaattctaTTGGAAGAAAATAGCAAGCCAGTGGTGCAGCCCCAATGCAAGTTGAACAAAAATTTGGAGGAGCTAGTGCACAAAAAGATCATCATATTTCTAGATGCGGGAGTAATTTTCCCCATCTTTGATAGCCAGTGGATTAGTCCGGTGTAA
- the LOC142169832 gene encoding uncharacterized protein LOC142169832 — protein sequence MRDVLGITNELNTSLQKNKQDIANAILLVEVAKKRLQKLREGECDSLIDKVSAFCVKYNILIPNFDDFYVNSGRSRRKVVDYTILHHYHVDIFFKIIDWQVQELNARFNEVTTNLLVGVACLNPVDSFFSFDINKILMMAELYPDDFDENIMVTLKNQHETYIVNIRDVDERFSNLQGLVDLSETLVKTKKHLNYPFVFRLVKFAFLLPIATATVERTFSAMKLIKSELRNRMSDEFMSGCLVPYVERKIFNIISDETIMNTFQEMKTRRGQL from the coding sequence ATGAGAGATGTTTTGGGGATCACAAATGAGCTTAATACATCCTTACAAAAAAATAAGCAAGATATTGCAAATGCTATTCTACTTGTTGAAGTGGCAAAGAAACGGTTGCAAAAGCTAAGAGAAGGAGAATGTGATTCACTTATTGATAAGGTGTCTGCATTTTGTGTCAAGTATAATATTTTGATACCAAACTTTGATGACTTCTATGTTAACTCCGGAAGATCTCGACGTAAAGTTGTTGATTATACTATTTTACATCACTAtcatgttgatatattttttAAGATTATTGATTGGCAAGTTCAAGAACTCAATGCTCGTTTTAATGAGGTGACAACGAACTTGCTTGTTGGAGTAGCTTGCTTAAATCCAGTTGATTCATTTTTCAGTTTTGACATAAACAAGATATTGATGATGGCTGAATTGTATCCTGACGATTTTGATGAGAATATAATGGTTACGCTCAAGAATCAACATGAAACTTATATTGTTAATATTCGTGATGTTGATGAAAGGTTCTCAAATCTACAAGGACTTGTTGATCTTTCTGAAACACTAGTTAAGACAAAGAAGCATTTGAATTATCCATTTGTGTTTCGCCTTGTGAAATTTGCTTTTCTTCTACCAATTGCCACTGCTACAGTTGAAAGAACTTTCTCGGCGATGAAGTTGATCAAGAGTGAATTGCGAAATCGAATGAGTGACGAATTCATGAGCGGTTGTTTGGTACCTTatgtagaaagaaaaatatttaacatcATTTCTGATGAGACTATTATGAATACGTTTCAGGAAATGAAAACTCGTAGAGGACAGTtgtaa